Within the Eucalyptus grandis isolate ANBG69807.140 chromosome 1, ASM1654582v1, whole genome shotgun sequence genome, the region GATCAAGATTAAGAAGTCATGGGTGGAACATCTTTTAGCCTCTGAGGGAAGAAGGTTTGTCTTTGAACATCTTTTGGCTAAGCGCGTTCAGCATTGCTCTTGAGTATTGGCGTGAAGCCATTTTCCAGTCCATGCCCATTTTCATCATGGCCTTGAATTCATCATAACTGATTCGACCGTCCTGGAATACATTCACCACAAAATGAGATCTCTATTTCGTATACAAACAAGATATACACAGATTCCAAATTGCAAGTTGTTCTGGTTATGTATTACCTTATCTAGATCAGCATCGAAAATGATGTCTTCAATAAATTTTTCGTTGTTTGGACCAAGATTGTCATCTATCAAAGCTTCTTTCAACTCATCGAATTCAATATATCCGCTTCGATTCTTGTCAAAGGTTTCAAAAGCTCGAGTAAGGTGGTCATCACTGCCGATCCTTCTCAAGTGGACTGACATAGTCACAAACTCTTGACAATTCAGAGTTCCGCTTCCATCTTCATCAGCCTATTCTCATAAAAGATGGAGTTATATTTTTAGATGCCAATACAAGAATTTGTAACTCATCAAATTATCAGAAGCCcacttgattttgcaagaaGTTCTATCAATTTTGTGAAGTGGTGATACAACctcatgatcaaatctttgactagctgatgaaaaatatatttccgtATTATGTAATCTGTCCTGAATCTTCCAAATGCCTTGCAATTTAAGCAAAGTCGTGCACTTCACAGCATATAATGCATCaacatggaagaagaaaacataaaccaTGTCAAAAACAAAATGTGCTAAGCTGTTGAATAAGTGATCTTACTGCATCCATCAGCATCTGCACATCAGGATCAGCAACTTGCTGTCCACATTTGTGCAGGCCATGTTTCAACTCTTCAAATGTCAGATCTCCATTTTTATCGGTATCCATCACGTGGAACATCTCTTTGATATGATCCACTTGCTCATCAGGCAAATTGTCTGCTACTACCTACATTAACAATGCAGGAAACATAATTCGAATTTAACCGTGCACTAAGAATAGCAATGAAATCCAACAAGGCAATGCTTAGGGGCTCACTCTGAGAACTTTCTTCTTGAACttattcatcaaagagaattgCTTTATCCTCGTCCGGACATTTTGTCCTAGTGAAACGTTGGGAGCCTTGTCCACATTCTGTATCCACTTATGCTCTGCGCAAGTCGATTAAAAGTTGACAACCTTAAAACTATTTCATGGATCTCTTCAATGGGATTATTAAGCTAGTTTTAGTCCACATAAGCAACTGTTACGTACTTACTAGGAATATTTCATAGGAACAGATTAAGCCCTGAGACCTTACCAGCCCAATTTTGTCGCTGAACATCTATTTCATATATAGCAGCAacaagctgaacagaaaaggaccGAAATTTCGATCTTAAGTCAATTTACGAGATCAACTGTCTAGCTGACTTATTGTTTGGTGCTAACCTCTTTCACCTGTTAAAATCACATTAACGTTTTAAGAATTCTGATCCTTGCAAATGACAAGTGACTCATAGTCCACACACATCTTTCCTGCTTCATTTTCTTGTACAATCAGAttcataatttgatattttgtcaGATCAGTACTGGGAAGAGAAACAATGTGCTGAGGATATTTAGATTAGAGGGCAATGCATACCAAGGACTTCTTGGACCGTAAGACGTGTATAAGGATTTGGTTCGAGCATATTTCTCACTAGATCCTTTGCTTCTTCGGAAACCTTGGGCCAAGGATCTCGTTCGAAATCTATTTCACCCTGGACAATGGCCTGCGCAATTCCTTCTTCAGTTTCTGCCAGTTATATATGATGCAACTCAACCTATTAGCCCATGAGTTGAAATTTATGGGACTCCGAGAAAACTGATGAATCGGTTTGGCTGATAGTACTTGCCTGCCCAAAAGGGAGGAACCCCACAAAGCAAAATGTAAAGAATAACCCCTGCACTCCACACATCGACTTCCGGCCCGTAATCTCGTCTTAGCACCTCTGGAGCCATGTAGTATGGACTTCCAACTATTTCTCTAAAATGCTGGCCTaccaaaatttgaaatgtttTAGGTCTATGACGGACCTGTAAGCTGCAGAAATCTAATCATTTGAAGTGCTgttattaaaaaggaaaggaaagaagaagaagaaggaatacCTGGTTCAAAGAATGTAGAGAGACCGAAATCAATTGCCTTCAAAGGTGATGAATCACTCGAATTGGCAAACAAGAAATTTTCCGGTTTAAGGTCCCGATGAATCACTCCATGTTCATGGCATACCTGAAATAACACCAGTCCCCATGATGAAGGTCAAATTGAAAGAGATGCAGATAATCTGCCTTGCTCTCATGACCAAACAAGCATATTAGGAGACCAGAATAACAGAATCTTCTGGacttgccatttttttttttttttttttttttcaagagaagACCCTGAGTTTTGCCAAAAAGTAAGTTTTGCATACACTGACAATCTCCAAGATGGTCCTGGTAATTGTGACGGCATCACGCTCCGTGAAATGGCCGCGCGCCACGATCCTATCAAAGAGCTCGCCACCCTCGCACAGTTCCATCACAATATAGACCGCATCTCTGTCCTCAAAAGCCTCCTTCAAGCTCACGATATTCGGGTGTCTCGGCAAGTGCCTCATTATCTCAACCTCCCTCCTCACGTCGTCCACGTCAATCTCCGTCCTCAGCTTGCTCTTCGATATCGTCTTGCACGCGTAGGCCTCGCCCGTCACGAGCTCTGTGCATCTGTACGTGATCCCGAACTCGCCCCTCCCCAGCTCCTTGCCAAATTCGAACCTGTCTTGGATGTTGTCTCTGCTGGGGTTCTTGAGGATCGAGATGGTGCGGAGGACGCCGGATCTGCAGACACGGTCTACATCGGGTTGCGGCGTGAACCGGCTGCTCCTGGTTGATGAGTAAGATCCTGCTCTCTTTGCAGGGGCTGAAATACAGCCTCCCATGGGGCTCTTGACCACTTTTTTGGGTTCTTGGATTCAAGTCCTTTTGATCACCTAATTACAAAACAACCCACGGGAAGATCTGCAGAGCTGAATTCAAGGCGACTAATTTTAGCTCAGAGACAGGGAGAGAATGGAAGGGGcagtttttgaaaattagttGTTCTTCTGTGGAAGTTAGTTGTTGGTTTTTGGTTCCTGTCTAGAATGGCGCCTTCTTATCAGGGGCCGTTGGAATGCTGTCATGTCCTAGCGTCCGACCGTGAACCCCACGTTGACCTCTGACCGTTATCTTCGACGTCTCAGCTTCAGCTCCTTATGGAACTCAAAAGAGTGCTGGAGAGGGTCCGATCGTAATTATACACATTTGCCAGTTGAATCTTAGCCCAAtatgcaatttagtccttaaacttctaatttattcaatttggtcATTGAACTTTAACTCAATTTGTTATGTAAtccctcaatttcaatttcaatttcaatttattcaatacgGCCCATGGGCTTttggtatatgttcaatttagtctataAACTATGTACAAATGTTCAATAGTTTATGGACTAACTTGgacatgtaccaaaagttcagagtcacattgaacaaattgaatgtTTAGGGATCATGTTGCACATTGGGctaaaatttaaatatcaaattagataaattagaagtttagaaatcacattatatatatttagtcACAATTCAAGGTCTATTTGTGAGATGCTTTTGATATCAATTTGGAATAGGACAAGACATGGACTATATAGTCTGCATGACATAAAGATCACCCCACGAGAGGGAGATCAAAACCCAAATGACAAAGATCCATCTCCTGAATGTTTCATGAATCACCCCTAGGCCAAGCTCGAGAAGCATTTGTCATCATCGTGCCGTACGCGTGGTGAAGGCGTTGAAGAGACCGATGTGCACTTCGGCCGGAGAAATTGTCAAGACCAGGTCGGATCAAACGACTTGTTGATCGGTTCATTTTGCAATGTTGGAACCGGTGCCCACCCGCAAAAGTCATCCGCAATCTTGAACATGATCTGGACTCAGGCTCCCtgttaaaattcaaatcttgaaCGAGAAAGACCAACGTATATATTGGTAAAGGGCTTCACCTCACGAGTCTCCAATCTTAAAAACGAAAGAAAGCAATGAAGTTTAAGTTTCATAGAGAGAGGCGTGTGCCTGCAAAGGATGAATCTTTTATAGTCGTCGACTCTGGGTTCGCAACCAATTTCCATCATAGGTCTCAGTTCAAGTTCTCAATACTCCCATGCCCCATCTTTTGGCTATTTTATGGCCATTGTGAACATTCAGATCGCAAGCAAACCGGAATTTAATAGCTCGAGAAGACACCCGATGTCCTTCATATTTCCATTTCCTAGTTTAATACAGCTCACCATTAAAAGGAAACAGCAAGCCATCTAACACGGAAGCTTCACATGACCTTCCTCTCCATTTTAATTAACACCCTAGTAATTAGACGGAAAATGATCGAATGCCATTAGAAGCAGCAATAAACCAGAACAAACTAACTAACATATATATTCTAATCAATCTCCATTGTGGAAATGGCTTCATCTATAATCTCCTCAAGTTCCTTCATTCTTTGCCTTGTCAATGAAACGCATTCCTGCAAGCACAGCAACATTTCCCATCATCATCACATTAAAGCTACCATTTGGACTATTATACAATCTCTATATGAAAGGTGTTGAAAGGTATACACCTCACATATAtagtttttccctttctttccctGGGATAGaaatagattcattttaaaaaccaaggaaatgaaaacattaaaatgaaaGATCAACCAAATGGGCCAAGGAAATGCCAACATCCTAAAGTCCATTGATCCTGGCAAATAACCACATGTGTATAGTCATGTATATAAAGCAGACAACAGTTGCTTATCCAATGTGCTTTACTTCGTATGTTTCAGGTTATTAGCTCTTGAAAACACTCACGAGTGGATTGTCAGTTTATCTGCTGAACCACCATTTGCATAAGAAGCTTATCAACTTCCACAAGTTCTTGAATGTTCTACATGCCACATTGGGCTTGTCCACTAACCAACCACAAATTACTTTAAAGAACCCAAGATCCGTCTTTTGCATAATTAAACTGACTGGAGTACAGTTAGAGCAAGAATGCAGTTGACTCAACAGTATGAAAGCCATTAATCACTTGATCCCAATCGCATGAAACGGGGTCTCAAAGTACAATTCTCAAACaatgaatgaacaaataaattaaacaagGAATAAGGAGAAAATAACCTGAATAGCTGATGTATGGGCAAGAACCGGTCCACCCGGCTTATAGAGAGAGACAAGTTGACCAGATGAATTCAAAACCACAGTTATGAACGTTTCCATTATGGATTCTTCTTCGAACGTAGGGTCTGCCAAGATGTAGTTCTTGTGAAGAATGCAAGTCAGGGAAAATGGAATGCTTTTCAATGAGAgttttctcctctctttgtCAACAGGTTCTTTATCCAACTTTTCACCCTCAAGTTCCTTAGAGACCATCACCATTCTTCCttcatcattcaaagaaaccACTGGGATACGCACTACAAGGTCCAAAACAACACAATTTATCAAGTGACCATCCGGGAAGTGACATGAAATATACAGAAGAATAGAGGAAAAGCAAACACATAGCATTGATGTGAGGATGCAATCTTTGGCACCACActcaaaaaatatcaaaagtgaGAGCATAAACAAGGCATGAcagatcagcaaaagaaaaggaaaaagccttTTGAATGTTCATCAACTGAACAATCATTGATAGTAGCTAGATCTTCCTtaaatcaaaagtttcaaaCTGAGATTATTGCACTAGAAATCCAAACATCTAGGATGATGTTCAATAGAATCATGAAACTTCAAGAATTTTCAATGAAGCCCTTTAACTTCTTAAGAGATTGCATAAGCATTTTTGTATAAGACTGGTGCTCTTATCTATCTCATTGAAGAATATAGGATTATTGAACTGGGTCTTCCTTTATTGGtagaaaaatgagaaaccaTGAAATGATTAACATCAATGGCTTTCCTGGTCAGATTCAAAATCAGGGTAAGAGCACAAAGGCAAGTGGGATAATTACGACTCCTCCTGCCTTAGGTGATTCATATTGCTTTTCTCTGTCAGCAACTCGTAACAAGTATCTCTTTGAAATGCAAATTGGTTGAGCTAAAGTCCATCCATAAGCAAATCACCTTAAGCATTTATTAAGCTAGAACTATCTGACATTCATAAGCAAGTCCTACGTCTCTTACAATCATAGACAACTGCAATTTGGAGCATGATCACAAATGTAATATATTAAAGATCCACTTTATATCAACTCACAAAAGTCATCAACCGAGTTGTAGAATAggccatgcaagaagaagaaagccaaaaaccAAGTTAGAAAAGAATGTCAGCATCTAAATAGTAAAGGATGAAATATCTTACAATGAGAAAATGCAGCAACTGCTGAAAGCAAAGCAGCATCAAAAAGAGCTCCATCAGCATCAAGACAATATATATCCTGCagcacttgaaaaaaaaatgtgagcaAGAACATTTTGAGGCAACATGTATGGTATTCATCGAAGTAGCTCTCCCAGCAAAAAGTTGCCCCCAGTCACACATTCCAAAGATTAATGCAGCTAAAAAGGGAAAACCCTGCACTCTATCCTAAATTACGCCTCATAACATCTGGCATTAAGTATTACCAGGTACGCCATCCAAGCTGCTTTTCCTTTGATCAGGGATAGCTCCTTCAGATCAATCATACCAGAGCTGCAATAACCAAATGATTACCAACTCCAGCATATGAATATTAACCAGCACATGACCCAAGAAGGTATTGCAGCATAAAAACATGTATTGTTTTAAGAAACTGCAATATAATCGTCCGAGAATTAAATGAAACAATGACCAGTGCCAAGGAAGACAAGAAAGCACAAACCATGGACTTGAGGGAAACCTTATGATCAATTTAGTAAGGTATGTAGTATTAAATCCAACAGCATCCTTCAATGATAATCTACTACCTTTGAACCTATGGgttattttgtgacaaaaatTGATCACAAGAGAATATATGGGGATCTGGACTTGGTAGAACCTATAGGAACCACTCCAAGTGTACTCCCAAGGTATCTGCAACTAAATTGAATCTGTGCAGAGCTAATATCTCCATGAAGTGTAGGttacattgaaaaattgaatgGTCTTTCCTCCCCCTTCCCTTCAGGAGACAAACTGAAAAGGGTCCGATTTAAGTCTAGCATTTGAGTTTGAATGATTGGAAACATGCTAGGAAAGCCAGAGCAAATGAGAAACCAATGTTTCCCTGTAACCAAGAGCAAGTTTACTCTTCACATAATCTCTACCCTGAATACAAGTCTAAGTGACAACAAACCCTCTTAACTTCTGCGACTTTCAGTAAACTTGCCAAAGAGTTATCCACTTTGTTTATTTGAGAGTTAGCAGAAGGCTTTACAGGGGCAAGATTGGTGTTGCTCCACATAATCTGTGCAGACTTATTGCTACATGATCAAGTGACTTCCTGAAAATTTGCTTCAACCAAAGAGTAACATTACATGCCTATTTAGTAGACCAGTGAAATATTCCATACTGAAAACAATCAAAAAGTTCAGTCAAAATAGTCACAGGCACAAGGTGGATACGGTTTAGAACTTATTCATATATATTAGCAAGACGCCCACAAATATACAGATGTCAATACAACAAGGTATTGTTAATACCATATCACCCTTCCGCTGAAGCAACAGGAGAAAAATAAAGGTTTCAAGAAGTCAAGgcaagctgaaaaaaaaaaatggaactttaCCAATTTCACATGCCTTAATAAAGAGTCAAAAAGTTGCTTCGATATCACTGGTGCTACCTCAGCAGGCCTACCTGGCCTCACGACTGGAGAGCATATAGGGGGCATATGAAACTCAACCGCTGAAAATAATACAAAGTCACATGCCAGCGTCGAAGAAacattagaaaaaagaaaagtgattgaCTGGTCAATGGCTGCTTACCTATACTGCCTTCATCAGGCAAATCGACAGAAGGAGTCATGACTTCCATTTTTATAGCAGCCAACATTGTCTGTGGAAAATATGATTGCGCATGTTTTAATTAAATGTACTTGTAAAAGAGCAAAACCTATAAACTTCACAAGAATAATGATTAATGACCACCTTAAATGATTCAATGTGTGCAAAAGTTAAACATCGAAACAAATAAAATGGAAGAGATAGAAACTATATGTTGGTTCAGCTACGAGTATATACATATGCAACTACTTTGAACATGCTGAAGTGCAGGAGTCCATTGGCATATGCATCACATCTACACGAGactgaaaaggggaaaaactcACGGTGGAACCAATCTTTGCCAGCGCAGACCCATCAGAGGATGCAACAGCCCCTGCATTATCAATGCTAAGCAATCATAGGAGGAATACAACCTGTGCGGACTTGATGagggaaggaaaaacaaatcaCCAGATAAACAAAAAGCTAAACAAACCGACCGAGGGACACAATAGTATCTCTGGCTCTTTTCAGGGGCCTAGCATCGGGCCGTATCGATTCGGAGAGATGCCGCTCGTAGTAGTGAAGAGGGAAGAGGCGTCTGAAAGCACTGACCTCCATCTCGGACGACCAATCTCCAACAGCATTTGGCGTCCCCATTTCTATGGCTATCTACAGATGGTGATTTCCGGCAAGGAGAACCGAGATTAAAACTGCAAATTAAAAAGAGCCCATTAAGGTTGACCCCATATATGTCCCAAGTCTTtacaaaaatttgaattttactgATAAAACACTAAAATTTGTGCCAACCCACGAGCGAGGTGAGAGCAACCATCTGGTTTTCTCAAAAAGGAACGGTTTTTTTTCCTCTGGCCAGCATTTATTCAAGCACACTAGACATATACAGGTGAAAGCTTCGACGAAGAACTCAAAAGATAATAAGGCAAACTCTCAGCATTGCATACGGTTCAAGAGCAATAAAACAAACAGGTGGAGATCGTGCACGAGTAAAAGGGTAAAGATGGAGTCTTTCGGAACAAGCACCAATCTCCGAAGTAACCCGGCTGTTACCTGTAAGCTCGAAGCCCAGCTCCGATGCCGGTAGCCACAGagcgagacagagagagacgTTAGGTTAAGAGCAAGAGCAAGTTCGGCGCAAACAGGGTAAAGAGGCCTGCAGAACAAGACGACGGCCAGGCAAAATCGACTGCTAaattctctctcccccccccttTATAATTTTAGTGGAAGCCGCAAATAATGCTgagattttacaaaatatattcgttaaattggattttttttttccgaccaAGTTAGTGCTTTCGCGTCGTACACATATGGATCGAAATGCTGACGTAATTTTTTATAGtttaatttagggaaaaattttaaataatgatatgaAATATTcccattttcttaaataaaagttcaaaatagacattattttaaataaaacccgaaataatcaaattatctcaaataataaCTTGAAGTGGTACTTATTTCAACTAAAGGCCCGGAATTAGCATATTAGTCTCATAAAAGGTGTTTAACCTCTCTGATTGAAaggcattttcatcttcttttttttgtaaagggTATGAAATATATTGACTTAAGAACCAAAAGGCTATACAACCGCACAACAAGGGACCTCGGatggcattttcatcttttatctttcaaaaaagaaatttcttttttactttttccctcttcccttTGCTAGCCATGGCGAAGGGAAGTTGAACCCAAGTGAGGACTAGGGTTGCCCTCGCTCAGCATCgggcaagggcaacccttgctCAAGCTAGGTAAGCAACGCCCAAGCTAGGCGAGGGTTGCCATGTTCCAATGCAGGCAAGGGTCACCCTTGTGGAATCTAGCTAGGCTACTTTCGCTTGATAGTGAGGGCGACCTTCACTGAGCGTCAACAACCATGTccgaagaaggaaaaaaggaaaaaggaaagaaagaataaggaataaagaataaaagattgaaaattttaaaaatattaaaaagggtTATTATCCCGAAAAAAGCCATacagtgacaaatttacccaaaattatttttttaccactaaaacccaaaactggtacattttttacaaatttacccaaacctaagacacttgtgacaaatttaccctctgttagttttcgttaaattttaattaagtcaaatgacacgtgacagctTAATTGGTATatcgatttgtgattttacacTGTTTGTCAcgatttacaatttttgtgatttttttttgtggtattaatctaatttactGTGCAGGtataattgtcacaaatttaccagtttgaggttttttgtggttgaataaattagttttgggtaaatttgtcataaatataccactttagggttttttatgatcgggggtaaatttgtcacggatgTATTAGGTTTGGAAAAGTGTGTACCAATTtacgatttttaattattaaaaaatatagttACAATTTTTTAACCAAAACACCCCTTCTCCAATGGTTGAAAAAGTCGGCCTCAGTCaaagacccttatttgagatgaTTTGGAGCCGAAATAATTTGGCCACTTTAAgcttttttttaaacaatatcCAATTTGAACCCTTATTGAAGAAAACTAGGGCATTTCATGCCCTTTTTTGAAAGTTTCCTTTAATTTAATTACGGTTGTGGAAAGTAAAGGgtggaaaaattacaattaaaaaaaaaaaacctagagagagaaaaggtgagTGTGAAACAaagatagagagggagagagggttgTCCAAGCACTGGTGAGGGCCAACAACCCTCACCAACTAAGGTGAACCGACAATGTTGTCaccaattgagttgaattttttttttttttttttttggctaaagaaAGAAGGGCAAATACCACAAAAAGTCCCAAATTAGGTCAAATGTGACATTaatactctatttttttttttcatatctcACAAGGTTCTAAACTTATTCATTATGACACAAtaactcccttttttttttcctttttgtcaagaaaaagaaacttgaactttgattatttattttagtTCTATCCAAGGTATATTTATGACGTTAGTATAAGTTTGGAATTTGTTATGTTATAAAAATATCGAGTTATTTATGTCACGATtggcaaattaatttttttttttaatgattttaacCCAAAAAAGAGTTGGACCCAATTAACTATGGTCTTTGGAATAGCTTGAAATTTTGGGAACGTGGAAGTTCATTTGCTACTTCTTTGTTCCTTGTACCCACGGGCGACGGAATACTTAGAATTAGAGTTGATTTTGAGATCAAGGATGGAAGATGGGAGAGTGAAGATCAAAGGATTTAAGGTGATTGAAAATTAGGTCAAGAAATATCTGCATCTCATGTAGATTGGGAGGGACTTGAAGATCTACATAGCCATTCTTGTCGGAGTTTTTGATTTATGCAGCTTGCATTTCTCGAAGATTTGCACAAAGTCACTTTGGGTGAGGGTTGTTGAGGGGTCCAGGCAAGCTGATGTAACCGCCGTCGGCAACCATATCGTTACCTatgctcttttttctttgtttacatACATGTGAACACATGGGTATTTTTATGTTCAGTGATGGAGGTATGCTATCTGAACAATGGATTTCCATCCATGAGCACCTATTATTGCTAAACCATGGACTTGAACTAGGAGATCAAAAGACACACCTAGGATCTCGTACGATGGAACTCACGATTATGGACTTGAATGAACCCATTagcataaaacatttttttttttttaatccttcattttGGAAGAAATGCAAGTATTGACATGCTTAAAACTCCCAAAATACTAGTCGACTTGCTTTGGCTGAAGGACCTCCCCTTCCGCAATTAGAGGGGGAAAGGcccaaaaattcttgaaaaa harbors:
- the LOC104451592 gene encoding calcium-dependent protein kinase 24, producing the protein MGGCISAPAKRAGSYSSTRSSRFTPQPDVDRVCRSGVLRTISILKNPSRDNIQDRFEFGKELGRGEFGITYRCTELVTGEAYACKTISKSKLRTEIDVDDVRREVEIMRHLPRHPNIVSLKEAFEDRDAVYIVMELCEGGELFDRIVARGHFTERDAVTITRTILEIVSVCHEHGVIHRDLKPENFLFANSSDSSPLKAIDFGLSTFFEPGQHFREIVGSPYYMAPEVLRRDYGPEVDVWSAGVILYILLCGVPPFWAETEEGIAQAIVQGEIDFERDPWPKVSEEAKDLVRNMLEPNPYTRLTVQEVLEHKWIQNVDKAPNVSLGQNVRTRIKQFSLMNKFKKKVLRVVADNLPDEQVDHIKEMFHVMDTDKNGDLTFEELKHGLHKCGQQVADPDVQMLMDAADEDGSGTLNCQEFVTMSVHLRRIGSDDHLTRAFETFDKNRSGYIEFDELKEALIDDNLGPNNEKFIEDIIFDADLDKDGRISYDEFKAMMKMGMDWKMASRQYSRAMLNALSQKMFKDKPSSLRG
- the LOC104432537 gene encoding exosome complex component RRP43, with protein sequence MGTPNAVGDWSSEMEVSAFRRLFPLHYYERHLSESIRPDARPLKRARDTIVSLGAVASSDGSALAKIGSTTMLAAIKMEVMTPSVDLPDEGSIAVEFHMPPICSPVVRPGRPAEVAPVISKQLFDSLLSSGMIDLKELSLIKGKAAWMAYLDIYCLDADGALFDAALLSAVAAFSHLRIPVVSLNDEGRMVMVSKELEGEKLDKEPVDKERRKLSLKSIPFSLTCILHKNYILADPTFEEESIMETFITVVLNSSGQLVSLYKPGGPVLAHTSAIQECVSLTRQRMKELEEIIDEAISTMEID